The following coding sequences lie in one Rutidosis leptorrhynchoides isolate AG116_Rl617_1_P2 chromosome 4, CSIRO_AGI_Rlap_v1, whole genome shotgun sequence genomic window:
- the LOC139844899 gene encoding uncharacterized protein translates to MGGKDMMLTSGASGRVRALLSIQVLKSLLMLLNAFLLLLILPFRGRKRCYPEVVSEKNNNNNNNNNDGTGNRKVVRVPATIVPWKSGATAAVAVDAEVAMRRAIAIKKVTDGGGVLRREYSLFVTPRGDTMFTQSWTPISVTTRALVVLLHGLNEHSGRYDEFAKQLNAHGYKVYGMDWVGHGGSDGLHAYVHSLDDAVADVKAFIQHVMAENTTGLPFFCFGHSTGGAIILKAALDPKVEKSITGVVLTSPAVGVQPSHPIFLVLAPIFSLLLPRLQLSAANKKGAVVSRDPAALVAKYSDPLVYTGSIRVRTGHEILRITSYLQQNSRKLKVPFFLLHGSADTITDPDASLKFYEEASSQDKSIKLLPGCLHDLLFEPEQEEIKRDIIDWLNSRV, encoded by the exons ATGGGAGGAAAAGATATGATGCTGACGTCAGGCGCAAGCGGGCGTGTAAGGGCGTTGTTATCGATTCAAGTTTTGAAGAGTTTATTGATGCTTTTGAATGcgtttttgttgttgttgattttgcCGTTTAGAGGACGGAAGAGATGTTATCCGGAGGTGGTGAgcgagaaaaataataataataataacaataataatgatgggACTGGGAATCGGAAAGTTGTTAGGGTTCCGGCGACGATTGTGCCGTGGAAGAGTGGTGCGACGGCGGCGGTTGCGGTGGATGCGGAGGTGGCAATGAGACGTGCGATTGCGATTAAGAAGGTGACGGATGGTGGTGGTGTTTTGCGGCGTGAGTATTCGTTGTTTGTGACGCCCAGGGGTGATACTATGTTTACGCAATCGTGGACCCCAATTTCCGTCACTACCAG GGCACTAGTTGTTCTTTTGCACGGACTCAATGAGCACAG TGGCAGGTATGATGAATTTGCCAAGCAGTTGAATGCTCATGGATATAAAGTTTATGGAATGGATTGGGTTG GACATGGTGGGAGTGATGGGCTGCATGCATATGTACACTCTCTTGATGATGCTGTTGCTGATGTG AAAGCATTTATACAGCACGTGATGGCTGAAAATACCACTGGGCTTCCATTTTTTTGCTTTGGGCACTCCACTGGTGGGGCCATCATTCTTAAG GCGGCACTTGACCCAAAAGTTGAAAAGTCAATAACTGGTGTTGTGCTAACATCCCCTGCTGTTGGAGTTCAGCCTTCCCACCCAATCTTTCTG GTACTTGCACCGATTTTCTCCTTATTGCTGCCAAGACTTCAGTTAAGTGCTGCAAACAAAAAGGGTGCGGTAGTTTCTCGTGATCCAGCAGCACTAGTAGCCAAATACTCCGACCCACTGGTTTACACAGGGTCCATACGGGTTAGAACGGGTCACGAGATTCTAAGAATCACCTCTTACTTGCAACAAAACAGTCGCAAGCTAAAAGTTCCGTTTTTTCTTCTTCATGGTAGTGCTGACACAATAACTGACCCAGATGCATCTTTGAAGTTTTACGAAGAAGCATCTTCACAAGACAAGTCAATTAAACTTCTTCCAGGCTGTTTACATGATCTGCTATTTGAACCAGAACAAGAAGAAATCAAAAGAGACATTATTGATTGGCTGAATAGTAGAGTGTGA